AAAGGCACTATTTATGAAGTCATTGGGAAAATGtttattgaaaagaaaaagggaaaaactTTTCTTATGATAGAGTTTTGTATACACCCACAAGGAATATTGAAAATTGCAAGAATCACCAGTCAAAACTGCCTAAACTAAACTATGATTGTGAACAAAAGGAAAGCAGAATGAAAAGCCTCGGTCATGCTAAAAGGCATTCTCATTGCATTTGCAGGTATCcaaaaaagaatcaagacatacacacacacagagagagagagagagagagagacctaAAGAGATGCTTTTTCTTGTCAACAAGCAAATTTAATCTACGCTACTTCTAACCCAGAAATGGGAACCATGAAAGAATGCAGTTAAAGTATGTGCTTATCTCAGGTGCCCTTGCTTCAATGGATGCTACTCAGTACTCacacaagagagagagagagagagagattgtgTACTTTTGGAGATGGGTAATCGATCTTGGAATGGAAAACCACATTAGCCTCAAGATCCGTGGGAGTCCTAATGCTAGCAGAAGAGGAGGAGGACAATGATCTTGGCCTTAGAAACCTTTCAAAAATGGCCATAACGAGGAACATTGATATTAGAATAGCAGTAGCTACGAAGCCAAAGGAGACAGCATTCACTGAGTTATCAAAATGTCTCCAATGCTCTTCTCTTTCTAAATTAAAAGGTGGCACCCTTGGTGGTGGTACTGTCGCCCAGCTGCTAACACCTTCATCCCCACCCATTTGAGGCTATTCACTTTCTTACTTAAAGAAACTCTGTGTCTGCTTCCTCTcgctttctctctttctttaaaCACAATTCTCCTGCTCTTCATGGCGTCATAGTTTTAGGAATTCCTCTGTTAAGAGTCAATGGTACGGCATTCAAAGAAGCttgtacagagaaaagagtacCCAAGAAAGGAGAGGGAGAGGAAGGTAGGTTTTATCAAGTATCGTCAAGATTTTTATGACGGCCGCAGGAGTTGTATTTCTAAAGCagaattgagagagagagaaaaggagCGAGAGAGCGCGAGAGCTAATAATGTGAGTTTCTGAGGCAGGAAAGAAGGCTAAAACTACTACTATTCAGTATTAATCAGTTGAATTTATTTCCAGAAAAATGTTAGTTATTTTAATAGGAATCATttcggtttaaattgaaaaaattaatctaatcgaattaatttaaacgttaatttaattttttatttattttgattcggtttaatttattttttaattttaaaaattttatttttaaattattttgattctattcaattttaataaaaaaaattaaattaaaccgactagttataataatatattatttttaataatataaaaagattaaattatattaaaattaaaatattttaatgaaattttaaaatattaaaaaaaagataaaaaataaaaaaattattaaaaattcaaatcgatcaaattaaattaaatcgaaccgaatcaaatcgattcaatttgatttaatttttaattaaaatcaattcaatttaatttttataaatactaaaattttaattttttatttattcaatttgatttaattttaaatccaaCTGAGTTCATAGAGTTTActcattcattttttttaatttgaattaacatTATTCAAATTGTACGTTCAACGTTAATAGTCGTTACaatattatgaattttatatatatatatatatatatatatatatatatatatatatatatatatatatatatatatatatatatatatatatatatatatatatatttatatttatatatatatataattataattatctaaTAACTTTATAATcacttcttattttttaatattatttaatatttaaatttattattttaataattttataccataaatttaactttttattatttatatataattcaaaattcaaatttttgttaatataaattaatttaaataataaaattattatttattttaaaagttaatttcaATTACAAAATTACTATccacttataaatttaaatatatataaattttaaattttattaactttcaatcaatttaaataataaaatcattatctaCTTAAACTTTAATCGtatatttttaactaattaacTAAATGTAGAttacataatatataaaatttttaaatattaacatttattaaatttaataaattatttttagtataataaataatttaattctactaaatttaaaattaataacattaaaaactaaattcactgatataatattataaatattttttactctaaataaaaattataagaaaaaattactataatcattaaataaattaattattgatcGTAGCtacattaatatttatattatttttaatttatttattaaaaatcctttttaatttaaatttattatttaatatattaatattatgataattactttaaataatatttaagattattattttaataatcatatctaaaaatttaatttttttaatcaccaTAATTTAATGGTAGATatgttaaaaaaatcaaaattttaaatgcacAAAATACATCAAggttaaaaatttaagataataattattaaaatatatttaaatgttaattaattgtcaaataaaattaattaaactaaaaaaattaacaattcaaatataataatatgatatcatgataattattttaatattttttattaatatttaaatttattattttaataatattatctcaaaaatgtaatttaaatattaccaaaattataatttttaataattatcctacataattatcaaataaaattaattaaactcgtaaataaaaaatttaaacatacattaattttaaataataaatatttaaaattattttaggtgatatatgaataatttattaatttaaaattttaaaagttaaaaacacatcttctataaataaaatttaataaaaaacttctacaatacaaaataatataaatattagatatttttcagaatataaaatattattgtttaatttatttttaaaaattaattaattatttaaaatatgtgtAAATTTGACAGAAGAAACTAGGGatgatatataattataaaataaattattatttataaagaataaattaaaaaaattaacagatTTCAATTTATACCGTACAAGATTCTTTTGGAATGAAAAAtatgttattaatttatttaacagaTTACATCCGTCACTGTGAATCTCAGTGTTAATGTAATACCACTCCATTACtaattttataatgaatttatgataaaatttagtaataaatttaaaatttattactaatttgataaaagtttaaaatatatataaattaaatttattactaaatttaataacagatttttttattaatttgataaaatataaattaaaaaatatattaaaattatattccgttattaaattaattattaattttttaaaaatatttaaaatattatattaaattattaatttatttcattatattttacattaaatatttatttaattttacaaaactattaattttattattatattttacatgataattttaatattttaaattttaataattttatgaaaaaactattataaaattacttGAGAAAAAtctaagaaaatgaaaaaaaatgtgagagaatggaaaaaaatgagaaataaaagagaaaataaggaaaaatggaaaaattaaagaaaatgagaaaaagaaagaaaaaagaaaaaaattaagaaaatgaaagaaaatgaggaaaagatgaagagaaaataaagaaaatagaacaaaatataaaagaatgaaagaaaaaattatagaatatgaGAGAGAGaagtaaatgaaaaaataatgaaatgaaaagaaatgaaaaatgatagaaagtggtagataaaatgaaagaaaatggaagaaaatgaaagaaaaatgaggaaaagatgaagagaaaataaagaaaatagaacaaaatataaaagaatgaaagaaaaaattatagaatatgagagagagaaaagtaaatgaaaaaataatgaaatgaaaagaaatgaatgaaagaaaaaattatagaatatgagagagagaaaagtaaatgaaaaaataatgaaatgaaaagaaatgaaaaatgatagaaagtggtagagaaaatgaaagaaaatggaagaaaatgaaaggaaaagaaaaataatatttgagaaaataaagaaaatgaaacaaaaaattaagggataaagaaaaagattaattgtgaaaaaaaattgaaaagaaaattaaagaaaataaattaaaaaatagtgaATAATGAGAAAAAGATGagaaaagtgaaagaaaaagagtaggagaaaaaaaatgaatgaaagtGAAATAAAGTGTGTgagtatataaatatatgaattagTAGTGTATTGAAtccgttattaaatttaaaaaaatatgggcgaataaaaaaaaaaaatagtattcaAATTTTAGCAATAAATTCCTTAAtctgttattaatttttagatcagaaataaattcaataacagATTTTTTCCATTACTAAATTAGCAAAAAAATAAtggcaaaattttaaaataagagtCCAATATTTTTTCTCCAAAATTAAGTAATGGATTATGAAATTCGTTACTAATTTTTGAATTAGTAATGGATTATATATGTTActgaattaaaaagaaaatgcggtatttcaaacaaataaaaagttaattgttttttaaattagtaacagattaaattcattattaattttataatagattGTATTCTATATTAAATTCGTtgctattctttttttttttttttttgaaatagggattGGAAATTAGGAGAGTAGAACTTgagatctctcagatttattcagatacacGTACCACCATGTTATACCTATGAGTGCAAATTCCTtgctattttattcatttttttaaagcaaaatttcttattgtattaataaaattcgatcaaataaagatggatatcatcccaaacagagagacgattatgcctaatagattctctagccaaagtatgagcagCTAGAGTAGCATTGCAATGAACCCATCTAACAAAAATATTagttctagagtctaacaaaaatttataataatttaaaatcaaacctctacataagataatttagcAAACGTGCTCCTCAAGTGTCTGTCTAAACccttgcataagataatttagtaaaaatgttcctccttctttctctctctcgagcataaatcattaaagtctcccgaatAAAGCCACGAAAGAgagtttctacgagataaagctCAAATAAGGTTTCAAGATTGACGTCGTCATTACGATtccggaaacccataataaccagtaaacctccattgaacattatcTTCTGAAACaatcaaatcaataaaatttgaagaaaagtcaaccccagaaacagacacatgactcttccacattaacgaaagacCTCCTCTTAATCCTTGTCTATtaactgagaagcaaccatcaaaatgtaaaaaattatgaaaaaattccatacgagaactaagagtttttgttttcatcaaaaataaaatgttcggcttgtaactagtaaccaaatccttcaatgtatTAACTGTCCGAGGATTGCCGAGTCCTCGGCAGTTCCAACACATGATGATCATTGCTTTCGGCTATCCCAACCTTTGACGGGATGAGCCGCTTCACTGTTGCCTGTCAAATTAACATTTGCAGGGGTGTTGTTAGAGGCATCCTGTTGAGAGGAAGAAAAACCTGTAACAACGTTATGTTTAGTATTTCTTGGCCTTTTTTTTAGCATCATCATTTATTCATGCTGCACTCTCCTCATCAAGCTCAAAATCCCCGACCAATTTAGCCAATGTCTCGTTATAATAACCAGAAGAGAGGTCTTTAATCAAAACCCAAAAATCAGAATGAGTTAGAGAGATATGGAGAGGGTTTTCATTATCTTGTATCTCCTTCCAAACAAGCAAGAATCGATTGTACAACCAAGGGCCTCCATtcactatattttcaaaatcaacattattaaaaaaccgAAATAGATATCTTTTTACCTCTAATTCCATAATAGATACCCCTCAAAAAGATGTCATAAATCTGTCAAagaggtctgcatattctgaaagttgattggattgtatgtgagaaatatccccaccatacagaaatcataagtgacgatcggaatatctctggagctcttaatagagacaacaacatcttcttcttcatcgatagtgaattgacgcagatcgtcttccatggggaagggaaaataagaagttaggtttaaggaAGAGGAAAAGGTGAGAGCATTGAGTCACAAAGGGACCACTGAGAGAAACTtaattaataatcaatttactacttaagtaatttatttatttaataatcgaTTTAACAATGAATTTATTAACAGATTGGGATCCGTTACTAATCTTTtgctaatttagtaacggatttctaaTGGATTACAAAATCAGTTATTAAtttacaaataattttattaagtaacaGATTTATTAATCCATTACTAAATGATAAAAATTGTTAATGAAGtataaaatccgttactaatttataatgaatttaaatCCCTTACTAATATCTATTACTATTTTGATAGACTTTTATAGTGTGGACATTTAAATcatttttttgttgttttaaaTTTTGGAATCGTAGGCTTTATTTGTttgatgaaaaattaatttttatataagaaactaatctaaattaagatttattttgaaaaaaaaattaacttgtttttgtttttaccataatattaaaaaataaattatattaataaaattgatatataAAATGTCTAATGATAATAAGATTAGATTGATAATGTAGCTAGAAAGGGACTGCACTGTGATTGGTTAGAACTTGCGaggaagagaatgtgaggtggctATGGCTGCCCACGatagccactccgacgctcaagtcagtatatcgacgaagaaagagaatgtaatgAATTGTTTAGAGTTCTTGTATGAGAGAATAGCATATTTTTGCCTTTGTGATCCTTCTCCCTTTATACCATAAAAAGGTGATGATGAATATGGAATTTTCTGATAATTCGATAATGATGTGGCCAGCTGCTTGATAAGAGATATCACCAGTTAATAAGTTTGTAACTTTGCGATTATAGGCTAATGGAAATACGTCGGGTTGTGCTTGATAATGGTAACTTTGTGCCGAGACTCTTCTTTTTGGGGACGGGCGAGTCTAAATCATGGTCTGGATGTTATAGTGTCCAGATCTTCCTTTCTCGAGATGGACCATCTATTCTACATATCTAGTCCTTATCACGTGGCTCTATCTCGTAACAACAGCTCACGGTTTTCCTTTGGCAGTTGTTATATATCATCAGAGGTCCCTTCactggtctttgattctttagattcgaaggtgCCATTTTGTCTTTTTGATCACGTGGCACAATTTGACTATTAGCGTCATTTTGCCTTCCTTTAATCATAATGGTGACTTTATTTTTTTGTCCATATTAAAGACTTAGCTGATTATGCTACTGTATAAGAAccctcttttctcttttatgtTTTGCGACTACCATCTTCGCGAGACATAGAGGATATCATTATGGTTTACGAAAAGCAGCTGAAGGTAGATTTTTGTGGAGGCACGTTCACACTGCTAAAGGTTGTATTCGGCCCGACTATAATACCTCCTCAGTGTCGCGATTTTGGACCTTTATAAAGGTGCAAGCATACTGCTTAGCATTGAAGGCTGCAACCAGTTTGACTATAACGCCTTTTTAGTATTGCGACCCTAAGGAAAAGGGTTGGAGTCGGCAAGGTTGATTCTGAGGGTAAGGCCAAGAACGTAGCTAGAGAGACAGCTCTTCGCATGGCTTCTCAAATGGTGTTTTCCCATAGGATGAAATGAAATTTctgttaatagatttttgaaggTTCTGATGTAATAGACTCTACTTGAGTTCCTTTTATCTCCTTATAATCTTTTGTGATGAACATGCTTATTTTCCCTATCTTATTCGGCAACAAAGACATATTCTTTTGTGGATTTGAGCCCTCAATTTAGCGAATGAtccttataaaaatttagtagaATAGAATGAATACCCAAAAATATGAACTGGCAGGTACTCGCTTTTGCCCCGTATGACGCCATGGGCATTTTTGTAATAAGTGGCTTTTAATCATCTTTGGTTCTTGGCTATCAGATTTGCCTTATCAAAATTATCCTTTAAATTATCCTTTCATGGGCCTACCCCTTGTCCCTTGGGGATTAGTATATCCCCCTCTTAGTTCTCTTAGTGTGGATAACCTATTTATAGGGATCGACGCCCGGACGGACTGGTAGAAATCACCTTGAAACCTGATCTGGAAAAAACTGCCTTATGGTTTAGTCTGGCAAAAActgtcttgtggccttgattagtgaGACCAATGCCCAAATGGTCTGACATGAAACTGACCTAATTAAAATTGTCTTGTGGTCTTGTTTAATGGGACCAACGCCTGAATAGTCTAATGTGAAccgccttgtgacttggcctagcaaaaactaccttgtggccttgtttaataGGACCGATGTCCGAATGGTCTGGTGTGGACTGCCTTGTGACCTAACCTagcgaaaactgccttgtggccttgtttaatgGGATCGACGCCCGAATGGTCTAGCATGGACCGCCTTGTGATCTGGCCtagtttagtgggaccaacgctcgaATAATCTAGTCTAAACTGCCTTGTCATCTGGCCTAGCAAAAACTggcttgtggccttgtttaatgGGACCAAAGCTTGAATGGTCTGGCGTGGACCGCCTTGTACCCTGACCCGGCGAAAACTACCTTGTGGCTTGGTttaatgggaccaatgcccgaatgATCTAGCGTGAACTACCTTGTGACCAGGCTTTGCGAAAaatgccttatggccttgtttaaAGGGACCAACGCCCAAATGGTCTAGCGTGAATCGCCTTGTGATCTAGCCTCACAAAAACTATCTTGTAGCcttgttttttctttcttttagggAAGGCAATCCATCGTTCCTTGTCATTAGAGTGTACAACATGTGAAAATAACATCGTTaacttattattgataaaattttctcatattataaatatttcatgTATGGGGTATAACTTGACTATTTAGTTTGGCCCACTTATAGGACCGGCAAATAACTTTTGAGACCCTAAACGATCCTTTCCAGTTCTCACCTAGCTTACCAGGTCCAGCGTTGCTACTCATCATGTATGTTCTTTTGAGGACTAAGTCCCCATATTGAAGGCTCGTGGCCTGACCTTGTTGTTGAATATTTTGAACATTTTGTTTCTATAAACTGCCATTCTAGTTGCTGCCTTTTCTCGTAAGGATTCAGCTTGTTCCAAGTTGAATTGCATCTCTTTGGGGTTTCCGAGTGTTGTTTCCTAAAGCTGCTCACTTGTATTTCTATGAGGATGACTACTTTGGCCTTATATACAAGAAAAAAGGGTATTTTCCCGGTAGCTGTTCTAGGAGTAGTCCTATGTGCTCATAGCATGTGAGACAACTCCTCGGGCTAATTGCCTTTGACTTGGTCGAGTCTTTTTTTTAGCCCTTGTAATATAGTCTTGTTTGTGACCTCTATCATACCATTGGACTGGGGGTGAGGCTGAATTGAACCTCAAATTATTTTTCCATTTCTTGCAAAAGTCTCTAAACCCGGTGCTTGCAAACTGAGTTCCATATCGGTGATCACTATTTTGGGTATTTCAAATCGGGTGAATATATTTTTGCTGACAAAAGAGATTGCTTATTGGGTAGTGATGGACTGTACTGCCTCAGCTTCTGCCCATTTGCTGAAGTGATCTGCTGCCATGATAACAAACTTTCTTAACTTGGACACCTTGGCGAATGGGCCAGTGATGTCTATCCCCTACTAAAAGAAAGACCAAGGGTTTTCAATGGCCACTTGCATTTCTcctagtgtaacagcccggaaaccgaactgctaccggcactaggatccagatcgatttaaggtcgccgggacccgtagtaagcctgctatcctgtctgtatacctgtgaaatcccatacatgatcatattttttctgtaaaaacataaaagttttttgtactccaaggcttaacctgtgcatgcactgtttcTGCTCTCTCTTATCCGTCTCTAAGCGaataaactcataatgttaagcctggttttctcatatacatCAACAAGAAaagatatatacatataaaaactGATCATGTATACACAACGGGGATCACTCTAACGaatcaagcacaagtctatacatcTTATTACATAGCTACAATCTCtttacatatacatgtccacactagctattacatatctcttcttccataccctgttgaactccctctggactctgaacctgca
This genomic interval from Manihot esculenta cultivar AM560-2 chromosome 12, M.esculenta_v8, whole genome shotgun sequence contains the following:
- the LOC110628046 gene encoding uncharacterized protein LOC110628046; translation: MGGDEGVSSWATVPPPRVPPFNLEREEHWRHFDNSVNAVSFGFVATAILISMFLVMAIFERFLRPRSLSSSSSASIRTPTDLEANVVFHSKIDYPSPKMTVYAKGVSVLMPGEDAPTFLAHPAPAPCAPEPINNTLHHHGPCLSFTLASTSS